The Pandoraea apista genomic interval GGCGGCGGCTTCGACGCTTGGGCCGGCGGTGAGAATGCCGTGGTTTTTCAGAATGACGCCCTTGACCGTGCCGCTGCCGTCGGGCTTGTTCAGCGCGTGGGCGATACGGTTGCCCTCGCTGTCGTCGACCACCATGCCGGTGAAATCGTCAAACAGGGCGTGGTCTTCGAAGAAGCCGCACGAATCCTGCGTGAGCGGATCGAGCGGTCGTCCGAGCGTCGACCACGCCTTGCCGTAGGTCGAATGCGTGTGTGCAGCCGCAACGAGATGCGGATGCGCTTCATGGATGGCCGCATGAATCGCGAACGCCGCCTTGTTAAGCGGCCGGTCGCCCACCACCGTCTCGCCTTGGGCATTGACGAGCAGCAGATCGGAGACCTTGATGCGCGAGAAGTGCACGCCTAGCGGATTGACCCAGAAGTGATCGGTCAGCTCGGGATCGCGGGCGGTGATGTGCCCGGCCAGTCCGAGGTCGAAACCGTGTCGCGCGAAGATGCGGAAGGCCGCGGCCAGACGTGTCTGGCGGTGGCGGCGTTCGGCCAGCACGTCGTTGCGCACGGGCGGCGGGTCGAACCAGAAGCGCTGCTGCGGCGCGGCGTTCAGTACCAGCCCGGTCGGCGTGGTGCGAGTTGGGGCGGGGACAGGCGTGGGGTTGGACGTCGAACGTCCGAACGCGTGGGTGTCAACGGGCAGAACGGCAGCCATGAGTCTCTCTCCTGAATCAGGCCGCGCGGCGCGTGGCGTCGTTTTGACGATCGCGTTCGGCCACGAGCGCGCGCAGACGCGGAATCAGCTCACGGCCATAGTCGATGGCGTCGCCCAGCGGATCGAAGCCGCGAATGAGGAACGTGGTCACACCGAGGTCGTAGTAATCGAGCAGCGCGTCGGCGACTTGCTCGGGCGTGCCCACGAGTGCCGTGGAGTTCGAGCGTCCGCCGATGAGCTTGGCGATCTCGGTCCATAGCACCTTGTCGAGGCGCGCCCCCTTGTCGGCGGCGGCGAGCAGACGTCGTGCGCCTTCGCTTTGCAGCGCCGAGCCCTGCGGCAGGCCAGCGGCCTCGCGAATGGCCCTGGCTTGCGCGAGGATCTGGTCGGCGCGTGCCCAGGCTTTCGCTTCGGTCTCGGCGAGAATCGGGCGGAACGACACCGAGAAGCGCGGCACGCGACCGTGCACCGCAGCCGCGGCCCGCACGCGTGTGGTGATATCGCGTACCTGATCGAGCGATTCGCCCCACAACGCATAGATATCGGCGTGCTTGGCGGCGACTTCCAGGGCGGCGTCCGA includes:
- a CDS encoding class II aldolase/adducin family protein, translating into MAAVLPVDTHAFGRSTSNPTPVPAPTRTTPTGLVLNAAPQQRFWFDPPPVRNDVLAERRHRQTRLAAAFRIFARHGFDLGLAGHITARDPELTDHFWVNPLGVHFSRIKVSDLLLVNAQGETVVGDRPLNKAAFAIHAAIHEAHPHLVAAAHTHSTYGKAWSTLGRPLDPLTQDSCGFFEDHALFDDFTGMVVDDSEGNRIAHALNKPDGSGTVKGVILKNHGILTAGPSVEAAAWWYIALENAAHTQLLAEAAGTPQPIDDATARHTHSQVGGPEGALYSFESLYEGLVAAEPDLLD
- a CDS encoding LLM class flavin-dependent oxidoreductase, with the protein product MSVEIIGMIQSSKQSEIHPQKGPAVDRDYVRNFARAHEQSGFDRILVPHHSTSPSATLTIAYATTVTENIHFMLAHRPGFVAPTLAARQIATLDQFSGGRLGVHFISGGSDAEQQRDGDYLSHDERYARTDEYLSILRRLWTEDRPFDHAGKYYRFTQGFSEVKPVQQPHVPIFFGGASDAALEVAAKHADIYALWGESLDQVRDITTRVRAAAAVHGRVPRFSVSFRPILAETEAKAWARADQILAQARAIREAAGLPQGSALQSEGARRLLAAADKGARLDKVLWTEIAKLIGGRSNSTALVGTPEQVADALLDYYDLGVTTFLIRGFDPLGDAIDYGRELIPRLRALVAERDRQNDATRRAA